A region from the Aquila chrysaetos chrysaetos chromosome 15, bAquChr1.4, whole genome shotgun sequence genome encodes:
- the RNASEH1 gene encoding ribonuclease H1, with protein MLRWLVAVLSHSCFVSKGDGMFYAVRKGRRTGVYRTWTECQEQVNKFPSASFKKFAAEKDAWAFVRAGLPERQQPEPAGAYSPLAVTQENGSQREGPEINISCCNTCKRPYEQSTNEEQIAKRVKHDEVYSVPTVSQDKFSYMGDFAVVYTDGCCSGNGRNRARAGIGVYWGPGHPLNTSERLPGRQTNQRAEIHAACKAIEQAKSQNIKKLIIYTDSKFTINGITSWVDNWKTNGWRTSSGGSVINKEDFERLDNLSKGIEIQWMHIPGHAGFQGNEEADRLAREGASKQKS; from the exons ATGTTGCGGTGGCTCGTGGCGGTGCTCAGTCACTCGTGTTTTGTCTCCAAGGGCGACGGCATGTTCTACGCGGTGCGCAAGGGCCGGCGGACGGGCGTCTACCGCACCTG GACGGAATGTCAGGAGCAGGTGAACAAGTTCCCCTCCGCCAGCTTCAAGAAGTTCGCCGCCGAGAAGGACGCCTGGGCCTTCGTGCGCGCCGGCCTGCCGGAGCGGCAGCAGCCCGAGCCGGCAG GGGCATACAGTCCTCTGGCTGTAACACAGGAAAATGGTAGCCAGAGAGAGGGACCAGAAATAAACATCTCGTGTTGCAATACGTGCAAAAGGCCGTATGAACAGTCTACAAATGAAGAACAGATTGCAAAGCGTGTAAAACACGATGAAGTATACTCAGTGCCTACAGTCAGTCAAGATAAATTTTCATATATGG GTGACTTTGCAGTCGTTTACACAGATGGTTGTTGCTCGGGTAATGGACGTAATAGGGCTCGTGCTGGAATAGGTGTCTACTGGGGACCAGGCCATCCTTT AAATACCAGTGAAAGACTTCCTGGACGGCAGACTAATCAAAGAGCAGAAATACAT GCAGCCTGCAAAGCAATAGAGCAAGCAAAGAGTCAAAACATCAAGAAACTAATTATCTACACTGATAGCAAGTTCACTATTAATG GTATTACGAGCTGGGTTGacaactggaaaacaaatggcTGGAGAACAAGTTCAGGAGGAAGTGTAATAAATAAAGAAGATTTTGAAAGACTTGATAATCTATCAAAAGGCATAGAAATTCAGTGG ATGCATATTCCCGGTCATGCTGGCTTTCAAGGAAATGAAGAAGCTGATAGACTGGCAAGAGAAGGAGCTAGTAAACAAAAGTCCTGA
- the ADI1 gene encoding 1,2-dihydroxy-3-keto-5-methylthiopentene dioxygenase: protein MVEAWYMDESQEDQRAPHRLRPNRAVSLEQLRRLGVAYRRLDADNYETDPCLKEIRRAENYSWMDIITIHKDKLPNYEEKIKTFYEEHLHLDDEIRYILDGSGYFDVRDKDDKWIRISMEKGDMITLPAGIYHRFTLDENNYVKAMRLFVGEPVWTAYNRPADDFPARKQYMKFLAEEASNGV from the exons atGGTGGAGGCCTGGTACATGGACGAGTCGCAGGAGGACCAGCGGGCGCCCCACCGCCTGCGGCCCAACCGCGCCGtcagcctggagcagctgcGCCGCCTCGGCGTCGCCTACCGCAGG TTGGATGCTGACAACTATGAGACTGATCCCTGCCTGAAAGAGATTCGGAGAGCAGAAAATTATTCCTGGATGGATATAATAACCATACATAAAGACAAGCTTCCAAATTATGAGGAAAAG ataaaaacattttatgaagaaCATTTACACCTAGACGATGAAATTCGCTACATCTTAGATGGATCTGGCTATTTTGATGTTCGTGACAAGGATGACAAATGGATCCGGATTTCCATGGAAAAAGGAGACATGATAACCCTCCCTGCTGGCATATATCACCGATTTACACTGGATGAGAAC AATTACGTGAAGGCAATGAGGCTATTCGTTGGAGAACCTGTCTGGACAGCATACAACAGGCCGGCTGATGATTTTCCTGCTCGGAAACAGTATATGAAGTTTTTGGCTGAAGAAGCAAGTAATGGTGTCTGA